The Pieris rapae chromosome 16, ilPieRapa1.1, whole genome shotgun sequence genome includes a region encoding these proteins:
- the LOC123689876 gene encoding uncharacterized protein LOC123689876, whose protein sequence is MHYKFYLFFALSVICMYNVNAMPRDSSAFKIDSVSGIPETNVLKDKDPTKESVVTIPGQVLCKYDKGSEEPLEDVVCQEHCLPKGYSYGICVGGKCSCI, encoded by the exons atgcattataagttttacttgTTTTTTGCTTTGTCCGTTATATGCATGTATAACGTGAACGCGATGCCGAGGGATAGTAGCGCGTTTAAAATCGATTCTGTGTCTGGAATACCGGAAACAAATGTCTTAAAAGACAAAGATCCGACTAAGGAAAGTG taGTCACTATACCAGGCCAAGTTCTATGCAAATATGATAAAGGATCCGAAGAACCATTAGAGGACGTGGTCTGCCAGGAACATTGCTTACCCAAAGGTTACTCATACGGGATTTGTGTTGGTGGCAAATGTAGttgtatttag
- the LOC110999107 gene encoding negative elongation factor E gives MVYLHFPSNLTEEELMLHAKYQKLKKKKKALQALKAPKQEPEKPVLPKRPTEARDAREIARKLIKSGAIPAIKSPPTQPQNATFKRPRAGRERKLSGSTGGTGGVASYQPFSASQEPPPPEEKPTPRVKYLYDSFVTARDKDEKGTRNQGGSDAPNTGNKTNYLQVTGTNITEEVLRRRLASFEPFSFIQEPDDDKVFLSFDNADMANQAQIALDGNEEGWRTTFARRPPQSKGNWNSTSASRNQPPPKDFKRSLVTYDDIFE, from the exons atGGTGTATCTACATTTTCCTTCTAATCTCACTGAAGAAGAGTTGATGTTACATGCAAAGTACcagaaattaaagaaaaagaagaaagccCTTCAGGCACTCAAAGCTCCTAAGCAGGAACCCGAGAAACCCGTATTACCTAAACGTCCGACAGAAGCTAGAGACGCTAGAGAAATAGCAcgaaaacttataaaaagtgGTGCCATTCCAGCTATTAAAAGTCCTCCAACGCAACCTCAAAATGCCACCTTCAAACGCCCACGAGCTG GGAGAGAAAGAAAACTAAGTGGTTCAACAGGAGGAACTGGTGGTGTTGCATCATATCAACCGTTTAGTGCGTCTCAAGAACCTCCACCACCTGAAGAAAAACCAACACCTCGAGTCAAATATCTTTATGACTCATTTGTTACTGCTAGAGATAA gGATGAGAAAGGAACTAGAAATCAAGGCGGAAGTGATGCTCCTAATActggaaataaaacaaattatctgcAGGTTACTGGTACTAATATCACTGAAGAAGTTCTGAGACGTCGGTTGGCATCATTTGAAcctttttcatttattcaagaACCTGACGATGATAA AGTATTTCTTTCATTTGATAATGCAGACATGGCTAACCAAGCCCAAATTGCTCTTGATGGAAATGAAGAAGGCTGGCGAACTACATTTGCAAGGAGACCCCCTCAATCAAAGGGAAACTGGAATTCAACATCTGCTTCTCGCAATCAACCACCACCTAAAGATTTTAAGAGATCTCTTGTAACATATGatgatatatttgaataa